Genomic window (Primulina eburnea isolate SZY01 chromosome 8, ASM2296580v1, whole genome shotgun sequence):
acgtaagagttattcaaatctccgaacatccagaaacatattgtgttatctttacttcagtcattattttcagttagatactctatctttcagtcagttcatTTTCTGCAACTGTtttgttcagtttaactgattgtcattgaccgacggaatatttagtttcagtttgtaacataactgaactcatattgtcgaagaatactTAAATTCGATAAGTGTCTATTCAACtccccccccttctaaaaacTTTTTATTagtttaaccgatcctttcaaaaACATAAGAGAAGCATTAAATTGAAACAAATGAACACAAACTCACTCGCGCTAAAAGCTAGAATTTCACGAAAAAATGAGGAAGTTTGAGGAAAGAAACTCACCTTCACTTTATTTTCCCTTCGATGAATTTTTTCTGCACGACGTCTTCAAGATTTTGAGCTTCAAGTAAATGATGTTTCACACATAACCACCATGGGATTTCTTCTCACGAAGACGAAGGAGGGATTGGgctaataatattaaaatcccAAATACATATGgattcaacaaaataaataagAGTAAAAATGGCTTTTAATTAAACATGAGGTCAATTAGGTAATTTGATGTTTACAAGGGAGTTAAAACATATGAAATGATTTTGTCAGGGAGTGAGAATATAATTGTTTTACACCAAGGACTGAACACAAACTTTGAAATGGTATTAGGGATTTTAATACAATTGGCCCGAAATATAAATGGGGAAATAAAAATTGCAAGAGTgttgtttttaatttgggaaaatAAAAAACCTTCCAAGAACACGAAATAAACAAGACCTATAAGGGTCTAGTGGAGTGACAAGTCATGATTTTAGGggcttttatttttgtattcttCTTTTGTGACAGGGGGGACCGAACtttgtattatttgaaattaattttatggATATAAGAGAGATTATTACATCCTCTGTTGTGCTTTGTCTTGTGCATATTTGATATATTATTAGGGATGTTAGGGATGATTACTCAGAATATCGATTGATACATTTTTCAATTAAGTTAACTTAGTTTTTGGgatatgaaatatatttttaaaatttaatattgttAACAAGTATTTCTACAAAGGATTGAATTTCTTAGGAGCAAACCTAATTTCAAAATCCCATTTTGACGAGGTTAACTTGCAGTTTGTGGTTCTGTCACTTTTGAGGAAAAGTTCGTTCAAAAGGGGGAGAGGGGATGAGCTTTAATCAATTCAACATTATATAGATTCGTAACTCTGATATTTCTCtttctttaaattaattaataagaaGGTATAGTAacaaaatgcaaaagaaaaataaCAGGGAATCTTGATTAATCTTAGTGCCaaattcttttaaataaaatcaatGAATGCTGCAAGTAAAAGGAGATTCTTTACAAAGTGAAAATTCTGTTACAGGAATGAGCCAGCACTCAAGGTCTTAACTACACGACTACTTCTGAGAAAATGCGCAAACTAACAAGGAACATTTGATCAAGAACCAAAATTCTAAGCATAGTCGAGAGGGCAAACAGAAAGGTTGTCAACATTTTAAGTGGGAATGTTGTCTACATATTTTGGCGATAACTGGAACATAAAGATTCCTAATACGAGCGCCAACGATACTAGCTGCATGAAGAAACATGTAACGTACTTACAGACCCGATTCTGCAGCTTCAGTGTTTCATCAGCACTAGCTATGTCTTCGCAAAACTTTTCCAATTTCTCAGTTTCTTTGTTAAGCATCATGGCCTTCTTTTCCGTGTCTCCAAGCTTATTCAGTATCTGGGTCTGCTTTGAAGCCAGAGTTTTTTGTTCTTCTAAAATAGTTATTTGATCTCCAATAGCAACACTCAAGTTTTGGACCGCTCTTGATATAGCAAGATATTCCACTTCAGCTTTGATTTTTTGCATGAAGAGGTCCTCAATTTCTGTTTCCACATCCCTGTTTTCTGTCTCCAACACCTCAGATTGTGGGGCAAAGGAGAATCTATGCACACCGTCACCCGATTGTGATGGCTCAGAGCTTGTTTCTTGTGGATTCTGATCGTCATTCGTGAACTCTGCGGGTAAGTCCAGCACTGGATTGTTGACTAAAACATCTTTCCTGATTTCCCGAAACCTTAGCACCTCTATATCAATATGACAACTAGTCAATGAGATAGATGATAAATGGAAAAAGGAAGACCAATTGATTTCATAACAAGTGAGACATAGCTATATTTTTTTCTCTTCCAACAGCGCAAGTTCAAACTATTGTATGATTCTAAGCACAATTATTCATAGATAAGAAAGCTAAAACAAGAAAAGGGAAGAGATGGACGTACCAATTTTTAGCGCTTCTTCTACAGATGCAAGGTTAAAAATAGATTCAGACAGAGGATCTAGATCCGTTGAGGAACCATTATCCTGGTTCCCTCCTTTAATCTCCCAAGATGACTCACCGTAATCAGTGGGTCTTTCGCTTTGTATTCCATTACTTGTGGAGTAGGTTCCCTGCATATACAAAAAATTGGAGTTTTGCAAATCAGATTCCACGCTGGAATGAGTGTTTTCCTTCTCGATGTTGACCTTTCCCCCCTACAGATTCTTCTCTGACCAGAATCCTACTTTTTTCTGCTGACCCTGTGGCATTGATGTAACCACTGCCCATGTCTCACTCCTTTATCTTTGGAAAGCTAGCTTCGGTTGATGAAGACCTGCTACTCCAAATCTCCATTCTCCATATATGTCCCAGAATGACAAAGCAGAGCAAAATCATCCAAACTCTCACAGAGGCATGCTTGGATGAAACAGAACCCTGGCTCTTTTGCTTTCTCTCAGAAAAAAATTGCATCTTTTTTACTTGGATTCAGACCTGGATCCAACGTGTTTTGTGCTCCTACATTTTTTTATAAGAACACTACTGTCCCAAACCTTATTCGAATCCCTCTTAATCCTTTTCCATTTCTTTGATCCATTACCTTTCCTTGTCGATGAGGATGGAGAGAGACAAACCGGGTACAATATGCACGGGAGACAAGTTTAAAGTCCCAGACCGTCCAGTTTTCTTTCCCACTATCTCAGAGGTCTCCCAATCATTACATTCCAACACACATGACCCATTATTCCGAATGTCACATGGACCAGCAACTTGCATATTTTCAGCCGCGGAGAGGTTCAGAGTCCCTGCGTTATCTTCCATGCATTCCAGTGTAGAACACTCAGTTACCAAAACCATCTAACGTAAAACTCATCTAATTCCCACCTACTAATGGCCCAAATATTATTGAGATCAAGATCAAGATGGAGAACAGACAACAATCATTCCAGCGACGGGAATTATCGAACACAGTAAATTTTCCAGAAGGTAGGAATTCAATTCCAATCAGCTCCCTCGGAATTCATTTCAGTTCAAACTCAATCcaattttctttttgtttttttttaaaaaaaaaaaaaagaaaccgGAAAGTTAAAATTATCGAAAACAAGGGGAAAACATTTAATAGGATGGTACCTCAATCGACCAGCGTAATTAATACATGAATTGATATGCGTACCTTAGGTTTGGGCTCCATAAACCAAACGTTGAATTTACCGGGGAAGAAACGAAACCCTAGATGTCAGCCGGTCTGGAAATTTATGGctgtaaataaaataaaataaaatttaatgtaaaaataGAAATGTTCTGAAACGAAGTGACTGCGAGTAAGAAAAAGAGGATGAGTGGAGCGAGCGTGCAGCTTAATGGAAAGCGGGGCCCACGAAATAACAGCTGTGAGTGACTAAATGATCTGGAAAACACACCACTCTGTCTAcgctatttattttttatgttatcgCTAACAACAGGTGTTGGATCAGCTTTATATAtactattatttatttatttattcatcttTCCATCTCAAGTATAATTATCGGGTTTTTTTTTTGCAAGGATTTATAAAAATCGATGAATAAGTTGATGATGCTCGGATAAATGAGAGAGTTGGTGGACGTTGTGTTCCTTTTTTTGCTAATGTTAGTTACCAACACTCAAGTTCGTCAACTATTCCCGCAATGTGTTATGTAGTGAGTATATAGTAAGTGCTTGTAAAAATGTTATGTGAATATCGAGCAAAACtggatatttataaaaaaaaatgtgatGATGACCTTGTTTTCATCTCCCGATCACTTTCATTATTAGACAACTGCTCATGTTCTGCCCCTAACAATGTCACAACTGACAAAGCATACCTTCTAGTCTTGTAACATCGCCACATATGTGCTGATTGACATATGAATGATTTCGAGACATGACGACCCATACATGTAGTACTGGAATCAATATATGTCGCAACATGCTCGAGCACTGGCCATAATGTGAGGACACAAGGGTGATCTCGGTCCTCGGACTATCTGTAGACCAGTTCCCCGATCCATCATCTTTGTCTTCTTATGCTTCTCGGGCTAGGGTAGGAGCCCGGGCTCGTATGAGTATGGAGTAGTCTGATTGGTTTCTCGAGTTGATGTATATTCAGGTATGGTTTAATTAAGGTATTCTTTCTTTACTCAAGCTATCTCTCACCCATTCTTCTATTGGCTTCTCAGGACCAGCTCTGGGCTCTTGGTATCTCTATCTTCGCTCGAGTCCAAGGATCATCTAGGCCATTTTCAAGGTATCACCACTCCCTCTTTAAATAATCGGTCTATGATCTCACTCGCTATCCAAAGTGGCCATACTTGGACTTTGGGCGGCAAAACAATTACATTTTTGAATTTTAAGCGGCCTAGCAGTTGAAAAGAAAAGTGTCTGACAGACGTCGTTTCATATATCTggcccaaattttttttttattctcgGGTGACTCGGTTCAATTTCTAAGGTGCTTCATATCCGCTTGTTTACCCCTAGATCAACGGTTGAGACCACTCTTCACAGCCTATGAATATAGATTTCCTTCCTCGTGTTCTCTCTTTTTCATTCTCTTGATTGCTTGTGTTTGTGCTCTCATTTTTCTGCGTTTCTGACATACATCTACTTGTTGCAATTCCAATTATCTCCATCTTCCTACCACCTTCCTATAAGTTTTTCCAGTCTTCTTTGCTTTAGAATATGCCTTCCTCCACCTATGGAGCCAATGTCTGCGACTCATCAAAATATGAGTACATGGTGATGAAATACGAGTCCTCCTTCATTAGAAAATCCATTGTCTTCTCTAAAAAATCCCTCATTGCTCCCTCTTCCCGAGCCCAAATTCAAGCCCTAAAAAATCCAAAAAGCTAAGCCTTCTCCCCAGGCTGTTGGGCCCTCCAATTCCTTGGAGAAGAGTAAATGCAAAGTTTAACCCCCTACCAAAACCAAGACAAAGGTCCCGAGTGCCCCATGGTTTTCTACCATGGCCAATACCCTACATTCTGGGTCTACAAGGACCTCCGATTTCTCATATCCATTCGTTCTTCTTACTCCCTTATCATTCATGGTCTGAGTGACCAACCTGATTAGCCCCTAGAGGGATTCTATACTTTTTCTAGGACCAAGTTCGTAGTAATCTCCATGAAAGATCGTGTGCCGGTGCCTTTGAAGGTGAAACGTCTGTctttttttattgctttaaaagtactagaattttttttttcactcaTTTTCGGCCATGTGCACATAAAAgattttacaaaatattttacccttCAAAATAAGACATTAACCAACTAGTACTTTAAAAATCAAGGGAAATAATcataaaaatgaaatcgtcgcatgttttaccaaacctaaaaagcaataaatttgaaaagtatagacCATACTAAACCTcacaaaaatctctcaaaagcataaataaatagtcttaaaatctttgacgtaaatcatgaatcataaatcgtaaatgGGGAAAAGCAGAAGCGctagtcctcgggttgtgtgcaccttcagtccagtcaaatcatccatcaagacctccatcaatctcacctgcatccatcacacctagtgagtctaaagactcaacataccataatctttataacatataatacgtataaaatcgcatgcaacagtgaaaatacttttacgtaaaaataacattttcataatatacataaataaaccttaactttttcctttcccctcaacatgacataacataaaacattttatcatgatcataaacattttcattttcattttcctttttcGAATTCAGatagttaattgtgactttcctcaaacctCAAAAGTTGATGGattcatctacatgtaaccacagtactgggcggcggagacatcagcgacactctcgcccgtcaactgagccttggtgTATCCTCTTTCGAATAGagatacgatcgtcggggttccCTCTGGGGTCTTTTATCATAAATGGACTGccactggggccttttccccttacgatattctcattcttacctcaaacctcatacctcaatagtcacaattacttcactttcttCAACATTAtacattctcatcactttataaaataatgcataacataacattttgtttttgaaaccaagcatgcaacatgtcttttaaatatcttccttaaatcataaaaatcccatagacatttaaaaatcataatttaatcatgaatatttcataaacatttaaaaataatcataatatcataaaaatatcatttagagcactgccatgacttttactaatttttagatgtaaaaatacagttttatccctagacgtaaaattcctcGATTATGACTTTTTCTTGAATTCATTTaccctaacatgtcccaaataattatttaagcctaaattaattttcccattattttatttagcttaaatattaaactttttcgtttatctttaattaattgttttgatgatgttttaatcccgaaaaatcccaaactttaatataaaattcctaaatttaaaacttagtctttttatattattttagcccctATTAACCACGACttgacccccgtgagccgtttttcattttattttagtttagaAACCCTAATATGACACATAAACTTCTACCCCGAGCCATCTTTCGATTTTCTCGAGTCACCTCCGAACCGTGTTGATCCAAACCCTGACCATCACACTAGAGTACCCTATTGGACCCTTAGATCACTTAGAAACCATTCCAAAACCCAAAAACATGACACCCTAACCAAACCCATGTAGTGGCCGAGAGTTGCACTTTGTGTGGACTCTAGCTTTGTGCACCTAAGGACCTATTCGTTACCCCAGCACCCGAACCAACCCCAAGTGCACCTTAATAGGACCCTAATGAGTTACCCTAGCCCAGCCCACAAGCCCTGGACCGAGCCTTTCCTCCCCTTCAAGCCGCGCAACTTTCTGCGCAAATCTGTGCAAGTTCTTGGGTAGGAGTCCTTGTTTACAaagactcctcccagcccttaTAACCCGAGTCCTAGCCTGCTTAGGACTCTCCCCTTGACACAACCAGACCCTAGGCCAGCCATGAACCCAAGCCCAAGCCAGCCCTCCCTTTAGAACATAAAAGCTGAACCCCAAAACTCCATGACAGGAAAATAACGATTTCGGTGATTTGCTTGTGGTGCAGTGTTTTTTGTGAGTATAGgactttttaaaatgatttataaacATATCTTGATCATATACTAACATCATGGCAGCCTCTTACATGCATGAAACAATTTATTGGATCCAAAAATCATGAGTTTAACACCTACAAGTGCAATAATCCGAAAATACAGAAAATTAGCTTcatgttcttcgtcgtcaacgttaATTCGTGCGTATAAAACACAAAGACACGCCATACGTCTCCTTTTATCATCTATCATATCGTAATATAGTTTTAAATATTGTGTTGAGCTAGtagatcaactggtaccaggattgctgccaagatctatataagtccaggagatcttgggttctaatcctggggaggtaaaaactccagtgcttgggctggagaagttctatgagtaatgggtaatgggataaccgtgaggggactcaagctcaatcgggaacagcccatgtgcattacagtTTCTGAATTTTTTGAGTGTGTGGCCGTGAGTTTTTGTTGACAATTGTAgggttttaacatattaaatactATTTAAGTTACTAACttggcttaggcctattaagccaatcaaattaggctcattagtattaattaggatttaattaaatcataaaaatgtttttgataaaataagattgtgaatttaatagccgggttactaaaaagttcgtatttttgttgaaaaatcaataccgataaaaatttcgtcacggcgtataaaatcacctcaaaaccctatattttcaaaaataagaaaaatcatcatccttaatttaaataattaaaacaattgtttaataaaaatattttatatttttcagccatcggtctccgttcctcgatcgcaattCGAATAACCtttgaaaatacattttaatgcaaccatgaagaaagatatattttaaacatgtaaatatgcacaacataattaactaatgcaattaaattatttaattgaaataacaaagaatttaataatttatatgcatgtggttcgcgtagACCTTAAAATTTTTGGGGCGTTACAGAAGACACTTAAAACACAATATTcttcaatgagctgcaatagcacGTGTTCTAAGATTGTTAAcacaaataaattaaatcgagtttggttaaaaaccaatCGGAAGAAagtcgaagtaa
Coding sequences:
- the LOC140838902 gene encoding WPP domain-interacting protein 1-like isoform X2, with the protein product MQGTYSTSNGIQSERPTDYGESSWEIKGGNQDNGSSTDLDPLSESIFNLASVEEALKIEVLRFREIRKDVLVNNPVLDLPAEFTNDDQNPQETSSEPSQSGDGVHRFSFAPQSEVLETENRDVETEIEDLFMQKIKAEVEYLAISRAVQNLSVAIGDQITILEEQKTLASKQTQILNKLGDTEKKAMMLNKETEKLEKFCEDIASADETLKLQNRVCKYVTCFFMQLVSLALVLGIFMFQLSPKYVDNIPT
- the LOC140838902 gene encoding WPP domain-interacting protein 1-like isoform X1, giving the protein MEPKPKGTYSTSNGIQSERPTDYGESSWEIKGGNQDNGSSTDLDPLSESIFNLASVEEALKIEVLRFREIRKDVLVNNPVLDLPAEFTNDDQNPQETSSEPSQSGDGVHRFSFAPQSEVLETENRDVETEIEDLFMQKIKAEVEYLAISRAVQNLSVAIGDQITILEEQKTLASKQTQILNKLGDTEKKAMMLNKETEKLEKFCEDIASADETLKLQNRVCKYVTCFFMQLVSLALVLGIFMFQLSPKYVDNIPT